AGCTAGAACGAGCGTTCGAGGCGTCGGCGTTCGTTCGTTCCTACTCCCTGATTGCTCGGGGGCAGACCACCCGAGCGTATCAGCTGCTGCCAGCGGCTTCCATGGAAGAACAGCTCGGAACCACCGTCTCCCAGCCAGCCCAGCTTCGGGCGCTGTCGGACAACGAATCGATCGTCGAGCGGATCGCCGTCACTCCGGAGGGATGGGTCCAACAGCGGTGGTTCGCCGACCGGACGGCATTCCGCGAATACTGTGCGTTCTGGCGCGAAAACGCCGCCGCGTTCTCCGTCCACCGCCTCACGGAGTCCACGCTGGAGGAAGATCGAAACGAACCGCCGAGGATGACCGACCGCCAGCGCGAGGCCCTGCACACCGCCTACGAGATGGGTTATTTCGAGATCCCCCGGACTGCGACGCTCACCGAGGTCGCCACCGCGCTGGGGATCTCCGCGTCGTCGCTGTCGGAACGCTTGCGGCGAGCACAGACGCGGCTCATCGAACACTCCCCTGTCGAGGATAAAAGCCCTCACTGATGAGAGGACGACTTACTCCGACAGGACTCCGACCATTGTCCACCGATGCAGACAGTCACCTCAGTTGATGGCACGGAGATCACCTACCGAGAAGCCGGCACGGGACCGCCGCTCGTGCTCGTCCACGGCGGTGGACTCGGGGAGAGCCTCTGGACCCATCTCCGCCCGCAGCTGGTCACAGACACCACCGTCGTCGCACCGTACCGACGCGGGCACGGACCGAGTGGCGATACAGCGGCGTACAGTCTCGGTCGAGAGAGCGACGACATCAGCGCGGTCGTGGAGACGATCGACGGCGCTGCGACCCTGTTCGGCCACTCCTTTGGCGGACTCTGTGCGCTGGAGGCGGCACGAACGACGCCAGTCGAGCGGCTCGTCCTGTACGAGCCGGCGCTGCTCGTCGGGAACCACAGGGACGACGCGACGCTCGCGGCGGAGATGGAGACGCTGCTTGAGGCGGGAGAACGACGCCGAGCGATGGCGCTGTATCTCCGGAAAGCCACGGGATTGGAGCGCGTCGATCATTTACTCACCCCCGAAATGCTGGACCACGCCGAGATCGCCGTTCGGCAGAACCGGGCGATCGAACGGTACCGGCTGGATGATACGCTCGATCTCTCCGTCCCGACGCTGTTGTTGCTGAGCGAGGACGGTCCCGCGCATCTCCGGGACGGCGTCCGAACGCTCCACGAGCGACTCCCGAACAGCCGACTGGTCGAACTGGAGGGCATGGGCCATCAGGGGATCGTGACCGATCCCGAACGAGTGGCGGCGACGATCACGGCGTTCGTGGAGAAATAACGGCATCCCGGAGTAGCTAACCGTCGAACAGCGATCCGTTTTGGCGGTGCTACATCTGTATGTATAGCTATCATATTACAAATGTATGTCAAACGCATCGGCCACTGATAGCAGTGACACCCTCGTACAGATCAACGTTCGTGTGACCGAACAGTTTTCTCGAACAAATAGATGACACGTGGCAGGGACGAGGATTCAATTCTCGGTCGGAGTACATCCGACTGTCCTCCACGACGCAACGGAGCACTCGACCTTTGATCGAGACGAACTGTTCGCGCTTGCTCTCGCGGAGCGCGAGATCCGTAACGAAGAAACGATCTCCCGCGCTGATATCCTCGATCGATTCGATCTTGAAATCCCTGAGGGATGACTGACAGGGACGATACCGACGAGTGGTCGTGGCGGTTTACCTCGACGGCGGAGGGGGATCTCGCCGCTCTTGAACGTACGGACCGACAGCAGATCGTCACCAAACTGGAGAACATCTGTAACCCTCCGTGGCGCGATCTTCCTGATTACGGTGAGCGATTGAAAAACAGTCCATACAGAAAGGTACGAGTTGGAGGATTCCGGTTCTCGATCACGTTTGACCGTGAGTGCAAGGAAACGGTCATTGCGCGTATCAAACGCCGTGATGGCGCGTACACTGTGACGATTGAAACGGACATTTGCAGGGAACCGAGTGTCGGTGACAGCTACGGTACTGGGACGACTGTATCGACATCGACGACGGTAACGGCGTCGGGTGCGTGGTCGTGGATCCCGCTGTCGATCGTGACGAGCGACCAGAGCGAGCAGTGAGTGGATACATTGGCGTGCACCGTCTGCATAGCGGTATGTCCCTGGACAACGACACCGAAAACCCGATCGAACGCCGCGTGGGGACCGCGCTCCGAGAGGCGGACGCCACGGTGGCGGTGGCCGAATCTTGCACTGGCGGATTGGTCGGCTCGCTGCTCACGGATGTCCCCGGATCGAGCGACTATTTCGACCGTACGGTCGTGACGTACTCCTACGAAGCCAAACGGGAACTACTCGCCGTTTCGCGCGAATCGCTCGACGCAGACGGTGCAGTGAGCGAATCGGTTGCCCGCCAGATGGCTCAAGCCATCCGTGACACCGCCGGCACGACGTGGGGACTCGCAACCACCGGTATCGCGGGACCGGAGGGCGGTACTGATGACAAGCCCGTCGGTACCGTCTACGTGGCCGTCGCCAACGCCGCACCGTGGGGTTCGAACGCCTCGAAAACCACCGTCGAACGACATCTGATCGACGATGTCGACGCACGAACCGAGCGCAAAGAACGGTTCGCACGGCAAACGCTGACCGATCTGTGTGATCGGATCACGAGCGAGAACGGATAGCGAACGTTCACGAACACAACGGTGGAATGACCGTTGCGAACGCCATCGTTGCCACGTCTTCCGGCAGTTCGTGACACATCCACAATTCCTAAACGATTTAACTGTCCTATACATACAGCTTCCAACTGTGCCCGATTTACTCTCTCTGTCAGGCGTTAAAACGCAGTTCGACACCGATCGTGGTGTGGTGAAAGCGGTTGACGGGATCGACCTCACGGTCCGTGAGGGGGAGACTGTCGGTCTCGTCGGGGAAAGCGGATCGGGAAAGTCCGTCACTGCCCTTTCGGCGATGGATCTGGTCGATTCGCCCGGGGAGATCGTTGACGGACAGATCGAATTTCACGATCCAGAGGTGGTTAGGCGCGTCGCACAGCAGTATTCCGATCAGATCGTCACCGGGCGTCACGACGGGTTCATCTACATCAACGACGGCCACATCGACAGATCGGCTGTTCCACCCGACGTCACTATCCCGGACCGAGCCGATGCACTCGGGTCGCTCACGCGGTTGCATCCCGAGGCGATCGTTCGTGGAGACGACGACGACGGCTACCTCTACATCGAAGAGGGATACGTCGACCTCGTGGCCGCGCCCGAACCGGTGTTACGCGACGTTCGTGGGGGGGATATCGGAATGGTGTTTCAGGATCCGATGACCTCGCTCAACCCCGCCCTCACGGTGGGTGAACAGGTCGCAGAGAGTCTTATGCTCCACCGTTATGGCGGAAAAAAAGACGACACATGGCTCAACGCTATCGGTGAATCTCTCATTCCCGGGCGGATGAGCGAGGAACTCCGGGAGGAAACGATCGAGTTGCTCGCGGAGGTAGGGATCCCCGAACCCGCTCAGCGAATCGACGAATACCCACACGAGTTCTCCGGTGGAATGCGCCAGCGCGTGCTCGTTGCCATCGCGCTCGCCTGTCGTCCGAAGCTTCTCATCGCTGACGAGCCGACGACGGCGCTCGACGTCACCATCCAGGCCCAGATTCTCGACCTCATCAACGATCTCCAAGACGAGCTCGGGATGTCCGTACTGTTCATTACACACGATCTCGGGGTCGTCGCCGAAACGTGTGACCGTGTTGCGGTCATGTACGCTGGCGAGATCATCGAAGAGGGTCCCGTCGAGGAGATCTTCACCAACCCCTCTCACCCGTACACCTATACGCTCCTCGAATCGATCCCTCACGAAGGGACGGATCGGCTCACGCCTATCGAGGGCAACGTCCCGGATCTCATCAATATGCCCAATGGGTGTTACTTCGCGTCCCGGTGTCCGTGGTCAAAGCCCGAATGTGAGGAGGGTGAGATTCCGTATCTCCAGCATGGACCAGAGTCGATCGATCATCGCGCGAAATGCATCCTCCCCGACTATGACACCAGTCGGTACCGTCCGGAAGGAGTCAGCGCCACGTCCAGCCACGAGGTCGATACCGACGAGGATCCGTTGGTGTCGGCTCGAGGACTGACGAAGCATTTCTCGCGGGCCGACGGGATTCTGGGCAAACTGTTCGGGGAAGGCACCGTCAAAGCCGTCGATGACGTCGATCTCGACGTGTACGAAGGCGAAACCTTGGGATTGGTCGGTGAATCTGGCTGTGGAAAGTCAACGACTGGCCGATCTATCTTGCAGCTGACCGAACCGACCGACGGAACAGTCCTGTTTACGGGCGACGTGCTCAATGATCTGAACCGATCGGAACTGCGAGAGAAACGCCAAGACATGCAGATGATCTTTCAGGATCCGCTGTCGAGCCTCGATCCTCGCCAGACCGTCGGGAGAACGATCGCCGAACCGCTCGAAATCCACGACCAACCCGAATTCGACGTTTCGGCCAACGTGTTCGGTGGCAAAGACGTCGAGCTGACCGGCACCGAGTCGCTGCTCGGAGAACTGGTCGAACGCGAGGAGAGCGACATCGCCGTGACGATCCGGGATCAAGCGGTCGGCTCGCTCGAACTCCGGACGGAGGTCCTCTCGAAAGAGGATATCGACATCCGTATCAGCGAACGAGACAGGGGATTAACGCTCTCGATCGAGATCGACCGATCGAAACGGGACCTCCGAGA
The sequence above is drawn from the Halocatena salina genome and encodes:
- a CDS encoding helix-turn-helix domain-containing protein, coding for MGLIAEYQITYQQLPLTDVATAVPGMTIELTVGQPNQAGPPPFVVRATGGAFEELERAFEASAFVRSYSLIARGQTTRAYQLLPAASMEEQLGTTVSQPAQLRALSDNESIVERIAVTPEGWVQQRWFADRTAFREYCAFWRENAAAFSVHRLTESTLEEDRNEPPRMTDRQREALHTAYEMGYFEIPRTATLTEVATALGISASSLSERLRRAQTRLIEHSPVEDKSPH
- a CDS encoding alpha/beta fold hydrolase, whose product is MQTVTSVDGTEITYREAGTGPPLVLVHGGGLGESLWTHLRPQLVTDTTVVAPYRRGHGPSGDTAAYSLGRESDDISAVVETIDGAATLFGHSFGGLCALEAARTTPVERLVLYEPALLVGNHRDDATLAAEMETLLEAGERRRAMALYLRKATGLERVDHLLTPEMLDHAEIAVRQNRAIERYRLDDTLDLSVPTLLLLSEDGPAHLRDGVRTLHERLPNSRLVELEGMGHQGIVTDPERVAATITAFVEK
- a CDS encoding type II toxin-antitoxin system RelE family toxin, with protein sequence MTDRDDTDEWSWRFTSTAEGDLAALERTDRQQIVTKLENICNPPWRDLPDYGERLKNSPYRKVRVGGFRFSITFDRECKETVIARIKRRDGAYTVTIETDICREPSVGDSYGTGTTVSTSTTVTASGAWSWIPLSIVTSDQSEQ
- a CDS encoding CinA family protein produces the protein MDNDTENPIERRVGTALREADATVAVAESCTGGLVGSLLTDVPGSSDYFDRTVVTYSYEAKRELLAVSRESLDADGAVSESVARQMAQAIRDTAGTTWGLATTGIAGPEGGTDDKPVGTVYVAVANAAPWGSNASKTTVERHLIDDVDARTERKERFARQTLTDLCDRITSENG
- a CDS encoding ABC transporter ATP-binding protein, with translation MPDLLSLSGVKTQFDTDRGVVKAVDGIDLTVREGETVGLVGESGSGKSVTALSAMDLVDSPGEIVDGQIEFHDPEVVRRVAQQYSDQIVTGRHDGFIYINDGHIDRSAVPPDVTIPDRADALGSLTRLHPEAIVRGDDDDGYLYIEEGYVDLVAAPEPVLRDVRGGDIGMVFQDPMTSLNPALTVGEQVAESLMLHRYGGKKDDTWLNAIGESLIPGRMSEELREETIELLAEVGIPEPAQRIDEYPHEFSGGMRQRVLVAIALACRPKLLIADEPTTALDVTIQAQILDLINDLQDELGMSVLFITHDLGVVAETCDRVAVMYAGEIIEEGPVEEIFTNPSHPYTYTLLESIPHEGTDRLTPIEGNVPDLINMPNGCYFASRCPWSKPECEEGEIPYLQHGPESIDHRAKCILPDYDTSRYRPEGVSATSSHEVDTDEDPLVSARGLTKHFSRADGILGKLFGEGTVKAVDDVDLDVYEGETLGLVGESGCGKSTTGRSILQLTEPTDGTVLFTGDVLNDLNRSELREKRQDMQMIFQDPLSSLDPRQTVGRTIAEPLEIHDQPEFDVSANVFGGKDVELTGTESLLGELVEREESDIAVTIRDQAVGSLELRTEVLSKEDIDIRISERDRGLTLSIEIDRSKRDLRDARITELLGEVGLDPTQRDRYPHELSGGQRQRVGIARALAVDPDFIVCDEPVSALDVSVQAQIINLLEDLQQEFGLTYLFIAHDLSVVRHICDRVAVMYLGDIVEIAGTDELFSDPKHPYTEALLSAIPVPDPTRESERILLEGGVPSPVDPPSGCSFRTRCPSVIPPESIDINQDAYREVMHFRQRVEEKSIDLESIQEEGFVTDGGANIETPDSSTVTDDASAQQLVDLIFDENLTGENRMTIAWAIDLIDDGKWREAQDVLRQRFESVCERTPPVLQKEPHPAACHLYNQPDIDRR